AAAGGGAAAAAGCTGACCACCCATTAGCTGTCGCAGGCGTTTCATCGCCCTTCTGCCATCATGATAAAACACGCTATACGGAACCTGATACTCTGTGTGATGTAAATAACGCTTTATACAGGGGATCGTTGTTTCATCTATACCAAAATGTATCAAATCTTCCTGTAAGAATTCGTTCATACGTTTTTCAGTATAAGCCCATCCTCTCGATGGAACCTTAACTGTTTTTTTTGTAATTGGATGCAATATATCATAGACAGGCCCCCCTCCGCCTGGCCAAGAGATGTCTCCTGGAAAGTAAACACCGTTAGCGTCAATTGCGGAATAATGGCTGTGTTGCTTCGAGGGATGATCGTCTGGTAATGCCCTGAACCATTTTTTTAATTCAAGACTCGCGTCTCGAAATCGTCCTTTATACTTTTTAGTGAGCTGCTTCCCTTGCTTATAAATTTCCGCCAACCCCGCTTTTTTCTCGCGCCAGACCTTTCGGTGTTGTTGAAGATAGCTTACATTTTTTCCATATACCAATATAAATTCATGTGAGATGGATATAAACTTAGCGTCATTTTTTCTCCCTCCACTCCAAACAAACTCACCGAGATAATTTTGCTCACCATAAAGCTCATCACAGATAAGGCGCAGATTTGCAAATTCTTTTGAATCAATACTAATGAGAATGACCCCGTCTTCTGTTAATAGTTGACGTGCAATCGCCAAGCGGGGGTACATCATCGTAAGCCAATCGTTATGCATATTTTCTCGCCATTGTTGATCAAACCTAGAAGAGTGTTTATG
This is a stretch of genomic DNA from Brevibacillus laterosporus DSM 25. It encodes these proteins:
- a CDS encoding site-specific DNA-methyltransferase, producing the protein MEERKQHLLERQRENRKKLIEHFPSLMHQGFLVRDEWLKLFGEDTLHDDGYGLIWPNKKTALQEGSQKPAFLSTPMLNVPRSKNASKTENLYIEGDNLDGLRLLCNTYTGKIQCIYIDPPYNTGKNFIYKDNYHRKTKSNIIAHKHSSRFDQQWRENMHNDWLTMMYPRLAIARQLLTEDGVILISIDSKEFANLRLICDELYGEQNYLGEFVWSGGRKNDAKFISISHEFILVYGKNVSYLQQHRKVWREKKAGLAEIYKQGKQLTKKYKGRFRDASLELKKWFRALPDDHPSKQHSHYSAIDANGVYFPGDISWPGGGGPVYDILHPITKKTVKVPSRGWAYTEKRMNEFLQEDLIHFGIDETTIPCIKRYLHHTEYQVPYSVFYHDGRRAMKRLRQLMGGQLFPFPKDERLMKKVLEIVTHKESIVLDFFAGSSTTAHAVMQLNAEDNGKRKFIMIQLPEAIPVTSTAYQHGYRTICELGQERIRRAGEQILQETGSQQTDYGFHVITLNGVDTDTVAD